In the genome of Paenibacillus pabuli, one region contains:
- a CDS encoding beta-galactosidase has protein sequence MSSAQVKGTKLIIFSDPTFPVQGTLPTQGALEAWKASEEIIVVGADELASALSITAGEGCFVNLHAPYFPKSAWTEIAAFLHKGGSLISVGGAPFKRPVRKENEAWVTESEQTAYHQELYIHEALKVSAAKVDELTSSEDIPLLAGKEGLFESADTWNLVPHTTKTSDLPHQMGSSGPMSTQISPLLRGRSKDGRSIAAPIVLWENSRSTFAGSRWLFVHLPLTATFWEQNGAAEMVNWARYCAKGVTELSLKPNYASYEPGERASLILQTQILQRAGSRRSEPEVWTFDLKVEREDRTNGRVEKVWNHQLELELSGEQRFERILLPVSIESGLYRIVGRAQAPDGEVRILRQGFWGQDAALLAEGEVITRSRDYFIKDGRPLPVVGMTYMTSDVARKFLFLPNADVWDRDMAQMAKAGINWIRTGIWTAYRNMMQVDGHMSEDVLRAIDAFLLTAKRHGLQVTFTFFSFTPETWEGTNPYLDPQSVDAQKRFIRSIVSRHRHSTHVDWDLINEPSMFDPVRIFSDGPRSARDSYEQQAFIEWLQQRHQTIEALQEAWNMSPKQLPDFTAALIPEPEEINFDVQDMHKAKKGTRWLDYCLFSMEMHNVWARELVGTIKDLVPDHLVTVGQDEALGAQRPSPFFYEQEVDYTTVHSWWLNDDLIWDGIFAKTPHKPNLIQETGIMYVETPDGRAKRTEEELHSILERKYAYAFSTGGAGAVQWIWNTNFYMDNANESHIGALRADGTEKPEADVSYDYGRFMEQIRDLFTDRELEEVAVVFPYSNDFSNRALAYDATTKLTRVMAYELKQPFRAVSEYHLEALKQQPPKLIMVPSPHNMDSNALSELLNFAENEGATLLITGPLGLDAYWKRSDRADHLVGQRSLGNVQREEMLNINGVNHRVTYGRRRIAEVAKESLLHTENHTPDEVVVLPLGKGKLIWSPLPLELNGRDEPLADLYRYASEVAGIENELEWISGGDLAGIYGRKLSFPKGNLYVFVSEFAWDHEVKVRDKRTGVLYTFLLEKNRSVLFATDAAGQLQAVYRPDEVEIVQQEVEGE, from the coding sequence ATGAGCAGCGCACAGGTCAAGGGAACCAAACTGATTATTTTCTCTGATCCAACGTTTCCGGTGCAAGGCACTTTGCCAACGCAAGGTGCTCTTGAAGCATGGAAAGCATCCGAAGAGATCATTGTTGTGGGCGCGGATGAATTGGCTTCGGCTTTGAGTATAACGGCAGGTGAGGGATGTTTCGTGAACCTGCATGCACCCTATTTTCCAAAATCGGCTTGGACCGAAATTGCAGCTTTCCTTCATAAGGGCGGAAGTCTGATCAGTGTCGGGGGTGCACCTTTCAAACGTCCTGTACGCAAAGAGAATGAGGCATGGGTAACCGAGTCGGAACAAACGGCGTATCACCAGGAACTTTATATTCATGAGGCGTTAAAGGTATCCGCAGCCAAAGTGGATGAACTAACTTCATCAGAAGATATTCCACTCCTTGCAGGTAAAGAAGGACTGTTCGAGAGTGCGGATACCTGGAATCTGGTCCCCCATACGACCAAAACAAGCGATTTGCCACACCAGATGGGTTCATCTGGTCCGATGAGCACGCAGATCTCTCCCTTGCTGCGAGGCCGCAGCAAGGATGGACGCAGCATTGCTGCCCCGATCGTATTGTGGGAAAACTCCCGCAGTACGTTTGCCGGTTCACGCTGGCTGTTTGTGCATCTGCCTTTGACAGCTACCTTCTGGGAACAGAACGGAGCAGCCGAAATGGTGAATTGGGCACGGTATTGCGCCAAAGGTGTGACCGAGCTATCTCTGAAGCCGAACTATGCTTCGTATGAACCGGGTGAACGAGCTTCACTGATTCTCCAAACCCAAATTCTACAGCGTGCAGGCAGCAGAAGAAGTGAGCCTGAGGTGTGGACGTTTGATCTGAAGGTTGAACGGGAAGATCGCACAAACGGCAGGGTAGAGAAGGTATGGAATCATCAACTGGAGCTGGAACTTTCAGGCGAACAGCGTTTTGAACGTATTCTTCTTCCGGTTTCAATCGAGAGCGGGCTGTATCGAATCGTCGGTCGTGCTCAGGCACCTGATGGAGAAGTTCGCATACTACGGCAGGGCTTCTGGGGTCAGGACGCAGCGTTGTTGGCAGAAGGAGAAGTCATTACACGCAGCAGAGATTATTTTATCAAAGACGGTCGTCCGCTGCCTGTTGTTGGTATGACCTACATGACCTCAGACGTGGCACGGAAATTCCTGTTCCTTCCCAATGCGGATGTTTGGGATCGGGATATGGCACAGATGGCGAAAGCCGGTATTAACTGGATTCGGACCGGAATTTGGACGGCCTATCGCAACATGATGCAGGTGGATGGGCATATGTCCGAGGATGTACTGCGCGCCATTGATGCGTTCCTGTTAACGGCCAAACGGCATGGTCTTCAAGTGACATTTACCTTCTTCTCCTTTACACCCGAGACGTGGGAAGGAACGAATCCGTATCTGGACCCGCAGAGCGTAGATGCACAGAAACGCTTCATCCGCAGCATTGTTAGTCGTCACAGACATTCCACACATGTGGACTGGGACTTGATTAATGAACCGTCGATGTTTGATCCTGTGCGCATATTCTCCGATGGGCCACGTTCGGCAAGAGATTCATATGAGCAGCAGGCGTTTATCGAGTGGCTTCAGCAGCGGCATCAGACGATTGAAGCGCTGCAGGAGGCATGGAACATGTCACCTAAACAGCTCCCGGACTTTACCGCAGCACTCATTCCGGAACCGGAAGAGATCAATTTCGATGTACAGGACATGCACAAGGCTAAAAAAGGTACAAGATGGCTGGATTACTGTCTCTTCTCGATGGAAATGCATAACGTTTGGGCTAGAGAACTTGTAGGTACGATCAAGGATCTCGTTCCTGATCATCTGGTTACCGTGGGACAGGATGAAGCTCTTGGGGCACAGCGGCCGTCGCCGTTCTTCTATGAACAGGAAGTGGATTATACAACGGTACATTCCTGGTGGCTCAACGATGACCTGATCTGGGACGGCATTTTTGCGAAAACACCACATAAACCGAATCTCATTCAGGAGACAGGCATCATGTATGTGGAAACTCCGGATGGCCGGGCTAAACGCACAGAGGAAGAGCTTCACAGCATTCTCGAACGTAAATACGCTTATGCCTTCTCCACAGGGGGAGCCGGAGCCGTACAGTGGATCTGGAACACCAACTTCTATATGGATAATGCCAATGAATCTCATATCGGGGCGCTGCGGGCGGACGGTACGGAAAAACCAGAGGCTGATGTGTCTTATGACTATGGACGATTTATGGAACAGATTCGAGACCTGTTTACTGATCGTGAGCTGGAGGAAGTTGCAGTGGTCTTCCCGTATTCCAACGACTTCTCGAACCGTGCCCTGGCCTACGATGCAACCACAAAGTTGACCCGTGTGATGGCTTATGAGCTGAAGCAGCCATTCCGGGCTGTATCCGAGTATCATCTGGAAGCGTTGAAGCAGCAACCACCGAAGCTGATCATGGTTCCGAGTCCGCACAACATGGACAGCAATGCGCTAAGCGAGCTGCTGAACTTCGCGGAAAATGAAGGAGCAACGCTGCTTATCACTGGGCCGCTCGGGTTGGATGCTTATTGGAAGAGAAGTGATCGGGCAGATCATCTTGTCGGCCAGCGTAGTCTGGGCAACGTACAGCGAGAAGAAATGCTGAATATTAACGGGGTGAATCACCGCGTCACGTATGGTCGTCGCCGGATTGCCGAGGTGGCGAAGGAATCGTTGCTTCATACAGAGAATCATACACCTGATGAAGTAGTCGTACTGCCATTAGGCAAAGGCAAGTTGATCTGGAGCCCGCTGCCGCTGGAGCTGAACGGCCGGGATGAGCCGCTGGCTGACCTGTATCGATATGCGTCAGAAGTGGCTGGCATTGAGAATGAACTGGAATGGATATCTGGCGGTGACCTTGCAGGAATCTACGGCCGGAAGCTGAGCTTCCCGAAAGGAAATCTGTACGTATTTGTATCAGAGTTCGCTTGGGATCATGAGGTGAAAGTCAGAGATAAGCGGACCGGGGTTCTGTATACGTTCCTGTTGGAGAAAAATCGCTCTGTGCTGTTTGCCACAGATGCTGCCGGACAGCTGCAAGCTGTGTATCGTCCGGATGAGGTAGAGATTGTACAACAAGAGGTAGAGGGGGAATAA
- a CDS encoding glycoside hydrolase family 125 protein: protein MEQFRLPKIPMPPVALPQAVQAVMEEAEQKLAHRPKLLQLFKNCFPNTIETTTKLMDDGTTFVITGDIPASWLRDSVEQVVHYIPFAKEDADLQRIIGGLIKRHIQYVHIDPYANAFNETANDWHWNTTDVTEMSPWVWERKFEIDSLCFVIRLAYLYWKETELTDIFDSSFKAAMLKIVDLFRVEQHHMEKSPYSFTRNNGIATDSIRNNGRGMPVNYTGMIWSGFRSSDDACDFHYNIPGNMFAVVALRQMQEFAEWVFRDMALLQELKDLEAEVDHGIQLYGIYRHPEFGPIYAYETDGFGNYCLMDDAGTPGLMSIPYLGYVTADDPIYQNTRRFALSKENPFYYEGKVAKGIGSPHTPPDYIWHMGLSMQGLTAQSAEEKLEIIRMLEATDADTGYMHEGFHADDPTIFTRKWFAWSNSLFSQLVYKSMKDGLL from the coding sequence ATGGAACAATTCAGATTACCCAAAATACCAATGCCACCTGTTGCATTGCCACAAGCCGTCCAGGCTGTAATGGAAGAAGCGGAGCAGAAGCTGGCACATCGACCAAAGCTGCTTCAATTATTCAAAAACTGTTTCCCGAATACGATTGAAACAACTACGAAATTAATGGATGACGGCACAACTTTTGTCATCACTGGCGATATTCCGGCTTCCTGGCTGCGGGATTCCGTAGAGCAAGTGGTGCACTATATTCCTTTTGCGAAGGAAGATGCAGACCTGCAACGGATCATTGGCGGTCTGATCAAACGCCACATCCAGTACGTTCATATTGATCCGTATGCCAATGCCTTCAATGAGACAGCCAATGACTGGCACTGGAACACTACCGACGTGACTGAGATGTCACCTTGGGTATGGGAGCGCAAATTCGAGATTGATTCCCTGTGCTTTGTTATCCGTCTGGCTTATTTATATTGGAAAGAAACTGAATTGACGGATATTTTTGATTCCAGCTTTAAAGCCGCAATGCTCAAAATCGTGGATTTGTTCCGGGTGGAGCAGCATCACATGGAGAAATCACCATATAGCTTTACTCGCAATAACGGCATTGCTACGGATTCGATCCGCAATAATGGACGAGGCATGCCTGTCAATTATACAGGCATGATCTGGTCTGGATTCCGTTCCAGTGATGATGCTTGTGATTTCCACTACAACATCCCCGGCAATATGTTTGCCGTTGTTGCCTTGCGTCAGATGCAGGAGTTTGCGGAGTGGGTATTCCGTGACATGGCACTTCTACAGGAACTTAAGGATCTGGAAGCTGAAGTAGATCATGGTATTCAGCTTTATGGTATTTACCGTCATCCTGAATTCGGACCGATCTATGCGTATGAGACCGATGGCTTCGGCAACTACTGCCTGATGGATGATGCGGGTACACCGGGACTGATGTCCATTCCGTACCTTGGCTACGTCACAGCGGATGATCCAATTTATCAGAATACGAGACGTTTTGCGCTGAGCAAAGAAAACCCGTTCTATTATGAGGGTAAAGTTGCCAAAGGAATCGGCAGCCCGCACACTCCGCCGGATTATATCTGGCATATGGGTCTGTCCATGCAGGGGTTAACGGCCCAGTCGGCCGAGGAGAAGCTGGAGATTATTCGGATGCTGGAAGCAACAGATGCGGATACAGGATATATGCATGAAGGTTTTCATGCCGATGATCCGACGATTTTTACGAGAAAATGGTTTGCTTGGTCCAACAGCCTGTTCTCCCAGTTGGTTTATAAATCCATGAAGGATGGTCTGCTATGA
- a CDS encoding alpha-mannosidase, which produces MERIRRFIRELSERQWLEQMELRSWNITRAYYKVPGQYEDQKAYPEGEGLNRFPSDQGTTYFFRTRLEVPASWQQEPYGLVFESGGEGLLRVNGHSYQGLDRNHTYVTLDPSKIEGHPELEIELFDPVPEPVDPLNQQAVIQPPITSISSLLVRPNKPVRSLMYTVTIVRDSAVLLPESDFRRVRLLEAIYRAMDQFVSLTEEAVKQGNDILSIEERLIHEVREIGGNAEGLEHMVGQSHIDIAWLWPVRETVRKTSRTFSTVDALMNEYPDYVYSQSQPLLYAFLKEHDPELYERVKKRIAEGRWELVGGMWVEPDLNIPSGESLIRQMLYGQRFYMEEFGKTSQIEWLPDTFGYCASLPQILKHGNVEYFMTTKLGWNDTNVFPYDLFHWVGIDGTSILSYLNHGVNEHTLPKDIHDHWQSYREKAAHPEHMLLYGHGDGGGGVTREMLEYVDRSELMVGQPKNGYSTAGAFFDGIEKAQPDLPKWHGDLYLELHRGTYTTHGRNKRNNRKAEVLYREAELWNTLALSNMDAQQEVEVRSSLHDGWKLILLNQFHDIIPGSAITESYVTSDEEYVRVFELGRAGLNQGVAALTKEINTQGPEGSVPYVVFNSLGWTRSEVVQLPMHDGLDRYVIDEEGHRLRMDRKDSQISVLVTDIPAFGHKTIWLVPENARETNVRAMASIAGQKKFKDTWETAFYEVQFNDRGEISRLWDKTAEREILKPGEHGNQFHFFHDRPTLWDAWDIDSRYEAQVAGEVELLEKRLVLAGTTKDVLRFQWKLHQSVITQDVIFYHDNRRIDFKTHVSWNEDHKLLKVGFPIDVTTSKATYEIPFGALERPTHRNTSWEQAQYEVCGHRFADVAEHGYGVSLLNDCKYGYDVQGSTIRLSLLRAPRWPDRTADIGEHDFTYSLYPHEGDWRSAHTVRQAAELNHEVPVHQVEQNEGVRPATGAWIELDSSHVILDTVKPAEAGNGTVLRFYESSGTRERVTLQWPHAFEQACLSNALEEAGEPLDTTDGRITLSFKPYEIKTVLLR; this is translated from the coding sequence ATGGAACGCATCAGACGATTTATTCGCGAGTTATCTGAACGTCAGTGGTTGGAGCAAATGGAGCTGCGCAGCTGGAACATCACCCGCGCTTATTATAAAGTACCAGGACAATACGAGGATCAAAAGGCTTATCCAGAAGGTGAAGGGTTGAATCGTTTTCCGAGTGATCAGGGAACGACTTATTTCTTCCGTACACGTCTGGAAGTGCCAGCATCCTGGCAGCAGGAGCCATACGGACTTGTATTTGAATCCGGTGGGGAAGGCTTGCTTCGAGTCAATGGACATTCCTATCAGGGGCTGGATCGTAATCATACGTATGTAACGCTCGATCCTTCCAAAATAGAGGGACATCCTGAGCTAGAGATTGAGTTATTTGATCCGGTGCCTGAGCCTGTTGATCCATTGAATCAGCAGGCGGTTATTCAGCCACCGATTACATCCATCAGCAGTTTGTTGGTTCGACCGAATAAACCAGTCCGCAGCCTGATGTACACGGTCACGATTGTGCGTGATTCCGCGGTGCTGCTGCCGGAAAGTGATTTCCGCCGTGTACGCCTGCTGGAAGCGATCTATCGGGCGATGGACCAATTTGTGAGTTTAACAGAAGAGGCTGTCAAGCAGGGGAATGACATCCTCAGCATCGAAGAAAGATTGATCCATGAAGTGCGAGAGATTGGTGGAAACGCCGAAGGCTTGGAGCATATGGTGGGGCAATCGCACATCGATATTGCCTGGCTGTGGCCTGTACGTGAGACGGTGCGCAAGACCAGTCGTACATTCTCCACGGTGGATGCACTTATGAATGAATATCCCGATTATGTTTATTCCCAGAGTCAGCCTTTGTTATATGCTTTTCTGAAGGAACATGATCCCGAGCTGTATGAACGGGTGAAGAAGCGCATTGCTGAAGGACGCTGGGAACTGGTTGGCGGTATGTGGGTTGAGCCGGATCTGAACATTCCGAGCGGGGAATCCCTGATTCGTCAGATGTTATATGGTCAGCGTTTTTATATGGAGGAGTTCGGCAAAACATCACAGATTGAATGGCTGCCTGATACATTTGGTTATTGTGCTTCCCTGCCTCAGATTTTGAAGCATGGTAATGTCGAGTACTTCATGACGACCAAGCTCGGATGGAATGATACAAACGTGTTTCCATATGATCTTTTCCACTGGGTAGGCATTGATGGCACGTCCATCCTATCTTATCTCAATCATGGTGTTAACGAGCATACGCTGCCGAAGGACATTCATGATCATTGGCAGTCTTACCGCGAGAAGGCGGCACATCCTGAGCATATGCTTCTGTACGGGCATGGCGATGGTGGCGGCGGAGTGACGCGAGAGATGTTGGAGTACGTGGATCGTTCCGAGTTGATGGTGGGCCAACCGAAGAATGGTTATAGTACCGCCGGAGCCTTTTTTGACGGAATCGAGAAGGCGCAGCCTGATCTTCCGAAGTGGCATGGCGACTTGTATTTGGAGCTTCACCGAGGTACCTATACGACCCATGGCCGCAATAAGCGCAACAACCGGAAGGCTGAAGTGCTTTATCGTGAAGCGGAGCTCTGGAATACCCTTGCGCTTTCAAATATGGATGCACAGCAGGAAGTGGAAGTACGCTCTTCCCTCCATGATGGGTGGAAGCTGATTTTGCTGAATCAATTCCATGATATTATCCCTGGTTCAGCTATTACGGAATCCTATGTCACTTCGGATGAAGAGTATGTTCGGGTATTTGAGTTAGGTAGAGCAGGCTTGAATCAAGGGGTTGCGGCATTGACGAAGGAGATTAACACGCAGGGGCCAGAGGGTTCTGTACCTTATGTTGTGTTCAACAGTCTCGGCTGGACTCGAAGTGAAGTTGTTCAACTTCCAATGCACGACGGATTGGATCGTTACGTCATCGATGAAGAAGGTCATCGTTTGCGCATGGATCGGAAAGATAGCCAAATCTCGGTTCTGGTAACGGACATTCCAGCATTTGGGCATAAGACGATTTGGCTCGTACCGGAAAATGCAAGGGAAACAAATGTACGGGCAATGGCGAGCATTGCCGGGCAAAAGAAATTTAAAGATACATGGGAAACCGCGTTCTATGAGGTACAGTTCAATGATCGTGGCGAGATATCCCGCTTGTGGGACAAGACAGCAGAACGCGAGATTCTGAAGCCGGGTGAACACGGCAATCAATTTCATTTTTTCCATGACCGTCCGACGCTCTGGGATGCCTGGGATATCGACAGTCGTTATGAGGCTCAGGTTGCTGGAGAAGTGGAGCTCTTGGAGAAGAGGCTGGTTCTGGCGGGTACTACGAAGGACGTACTTCGTTTTCAGTGGAAGCTTCATCAGTCTGTGATTACACAGGACGTTATATTCTATCATGACAATCGACGGATCGATTTCAAGACTCATGTGAGCTGGAATGAAGATCATAAACTGCTCAAAGTAGGCTTCCCGATCGATGTAACGACTTCCAAAGCAACCTATGAAATTCCATTCGGTGCATTGGAGCGTCCGACCCATCGCAACACGAGTTGGGAGCAGGCTCAGTATGAAGTGTGCGGACACCGCTTCGCAGATGTCGCCGAGCACGGATATGGCGTCAGTCTGCTCAATGATTGCAAATATGGATACGACGTACAGGGAAGCACGATTCGCCTTTCCTTGTTGCGTGCACCGAGATGGCCTGACCGGACTGCGGATATTGGAGAACATGATTTCACCTATTCCCTGTATCCACATGAAGGCGACTGGAGAAGTGCACATACGGTACGTCAGGCAGCCGAATTGAATCATGAAGTGCCTGTGCATCAGGTGGAACAGAACGAAGGCGTACGCCCGGCAACCGGAGCATGGATTGAATTGGATAGCAGTCATGTCATTCTGGATACGGTCAAACCGGCAGAGGCAGGAAATGGTACAGTGCTCCGTTTCTATGAGTCTTCGGGCACCCGTGAACGTGTAACGCTGCAATGGCCGCATGCATTTGAACAAGCTTGTCTCTCCAATGCTTTGGAAGAAGCGGGCGAACCGTTGGATACCACGGATGGCCGGATTACATTATCTTTTAAACCTTATGAGATCAAAACCGTGCTATTACGGTAA